In Paenibacillus guangzhouensis, a single window of DNA contains:
- a CDS encoding MFS transporter, whose product MPSTEATSLTATKTNTSSIWMHPNFLILFISGAMMTFGNKIYELALPLILYQWTSSSVAMSTMRGIEFLPNLLLAMFIGVFVDRVRKKQWSLWAVLIQMILLFLLYFLSIRSSQPSMAIFYIGGFLLMTCNYAVGNARVGMVKHTLPNEMLTAANASFNFITTLIGIMGPAITGLVLMLPRLQDSLFLTGLLFIIGFVTLLFLRSDEMIAPQKQQGFWRELYAGWTELRSNRLLWLITLTVIFLNATSGMVDTTIIFFAKDTLRLENFELGLVLSAAGAGGLIGSFLLQPLRRRFEAGVIVTMTTLLVGFTYAMLYFAHSGWWLAAALFLNGLFETISTVSIWTFRQETTPHHLIGRISGITGSLFKLGMPFAIFAAGWISELANPTIVFGIAMLGNVIIFLCCRCGPLWTKKA is encoded by the coding sequence ATGCCAAGCACAGAAGCAACATCGCTTACCGCCACAAAGACCAATACATCATCCATCTGGATGCACCCGAATTTCCTCATTCTGTTTATCTCTGGGGCGATGATGACCTTCGGCAATAAAATCTATGAACTGGCCCTCCCGCTCATTCTCTATCAATGGACATCCTCATCGGTAGCCATGTCAACGATGCGCGGCATTGAGTTCCTGCCGAATCTACTGCTCGCCATGTTCATCGGCGTCTTCGTCGACCGCGTTCGCAAGAAGCAATGGTCCTTGTGGGCTGTACTGATCCAGATGATCCTCTTGTTCTTGCTCTACTTCCTGTCGATTCGCAGCAGTCAACCTTCCATGGCCATCTTCTATATCGGTGGATTCCTGCTCATGACGTGTAACTATGCCGTGGGTAATGCCCGTGTCGGAATGGTCAAGCACACCCTGCCGAATGAGATGCTGACCGCGGCCAATGCTTCATTCAACTTCATTACGACGCTCATCGGCATTATGGGTCCGGCTATAACCGGGCTCGTACTAATGCTGCCAAGGCTGCAGGATAGTCTCTTCCTCACCGGTCTGTTATTCATAATCGGATTCGTGACACTCCTATTCCTGCGCTCGGATGAGATGATCGCACCGCAGAAGCAGCAAGGATTCTGGCGAGAGCTCTATGCCGGCTGGACGGAACTTCGTAGCAACCGGCTGCTCTGGCTCATTACACTGACTGTCATTTTCCTGAACGCTACGTCGGGCATGGTCGATACGACCATCATCTTTTTCGCGAAGGATACGCTCCGCCTCGAGAATTTCGAACTTGGTCTCGTCCTCTCTGCCGCGGGAGCCGGCGGGCTCATCGGAAGCTTCCTGCTTCAGCCGCTGCGTAGAAGATTCGAAGCTGGTGTGATCGTAACGATGACGACTCTACTCGTCGGATTCACTTATGCCATGCTCTATTTCGCCCACTCGGGGTGGTGGCTAGCAGCAGCCCTTTTCTTGAACGGATTGTTCGAGACAATCAGTACCGTCAGCATCTGGACCTTCCGCCAGGAGACGACGCCGCATCACCTGATTGGTCGAATCAGCGGGATCACAGGATCGCTCTTCAAGCTGGGCATGCCGTTCGCAATCTTCGCTGCCGGATGGATCTCAGAGCTCGCGAACCCCACGATCGTATTCGGGATCGCCATGCTTGGCAATGTGATCATCTTCTTATGCTGCCGATGCGGTCCGTTATGGACGAAGAAGGCATAA
- a CDS encoding peptidoglycan-binding protein → MNGVKHFQKRHGLPVTGTVDERQGGGMGGNQGGGQGSNQAPDNGKKNTAPKVQEVPGISNIGKDNGKIGDEY, encoded by the coding sequence GTGAACGGTGTGAAGCATTTTCAGAAGAGACATGGTCTGCCTGTGACAGGGACAGTAGATGAGCGCCAAGGTGGCGGCATGGGTGGTAACCAAGGCGGCGGCCAAGGGTCCAATCAAGCCCCGGATAACGGGAAGAAGAACACAGCGCCTAAAGTACAAGAAGTGCCTGGTATTAGCAACATCGGCAAGGACAATGGTAAAATCGGAGATGAGTATTAA
- a CDS encoding ABC transporter substrate-binding protein, with product MEVEAYFVKLREHYADIPEKQAFLLSMDDLTGIWDCTRRNAQLVLRRMEDHGYVTWQAGRGRGNLSSLTFRRSYRDVFLHQIKSLVLQEHIHEAWRLLDSYEDQNLQDEVTAWIASQFGVRQDLDAKDVLRFPFYRPVLDLDPAHVIRRTEAHWMRQIFNTLVSYSAREQQIEPKLAHAWECDASKKRWTFYLRKGIRFHHGKRMTARDVAYTFRRIQTAAPLEWIPAMIERMTVISDYCIEFQLYTPNAIFDHFICTERYSIVPEDHDERGDGNLEAIPVGTGPFRLIENNESKMVLESYEHYFEGCPHLDRIEMWVWPNYDGDLLLQVKDREAQLLYNEAPSTMGAKPSLRQVEKGSCYLTFNLARTGILQDIQLRQAIHVGLDRAQMLADLGGHRMCPAGGFIPEQDERPFHSEYDLAYAMELVRTSSYQGERLTLYTYEMISNEQSAAWIQEACARIGIQLDVVVVPIRELASREVLATADLVFAGEVLGEQPDMTLMEMYTLNTSFIGNHLSPAGSAVVDQGIAACLLEEKVENRLLLLHGIEEALKQQLQVLFLYHNIQTASHHPSLGGITLNAWGKVDYRHVWVRRK from the coding sequence ATGGAAGTGGAAGCGTATTTCGTGAAATTACGTGAGCATTATGCGGATATCCCAGAGAAGCAAGCGTTCTTGCTATCGATGGATGATTTGACGGGAATTTGGGATTGCACACGGCGGAATGCGCAACTTGTGCTCCGTCGGATGGAAGATCATGGTTACGTGACATGGCAAGCTGGCCGAGGGCGGGGCAACTTGTCCAGCCTGACGTTCCGCCGCTCTTATCGTGACGTGTTCCTGCATCAGATCAAGTCGCTCGTGCTGCAGGAGCATATTCACGAGGCATGGCGTCTATTGGATTCGTACGAAGATCAGAACCTCCAAGACGAGGTTACGGCATGGATCGCCAGCCAGTTCGGGGTTCGGCAGGACCTTGATGCTAAGGATGTGCTCCGGTTCCCTTTTTACCGGCCTGTACTTGATCTGGATCCAGCGCATGTCATCCGACGGACGGAAGCGCACTGGATGAGGCAGATATTCAATACGCTCGTATCTTATTCGGCGAGGGAACAGCAGATTGAACCAAAGCTCGCACATGCTTGGGAATGCGATGCGTCGAAGAAGCGATGGACGTTCTATCTGCGTAAGGGGATTCGATTCCACCATGGGAAGCGGATGACCGCTCGCGATGTTGCGTATACGTTTCGTCGAATTCAGACGGCGGCGCCGCTAGAGTGGATTCCTGCGATGATTGAGAGGATGACGGTGATTAGTGACTACTGCATCGAATTCCAGCTGTATACGCCGAATGCAATTTTCGATCATTTCATATGCACGGAACGATATTCGATTGTACCTGAGGATCATGATGAACGGGGAGACGGGAATCTCGAAGCGATACCGGTGGGGACTGGCCCTTTTCGACTCATCGAGAATAATGAATCGAAGATGGTGTTGGAATCGTATGAGCATTATTTCGAAGGTTGCCCGCATTTGGATCGGATTGAGATGTGGGTATGGCCCAATTATGATGGGGATTTGCTTCTCCAAGTGAAGGATCGGGAGGCACAACTGCTGTATAATGAAGCACCGTCCACCATGGGGGCTAAGCCGTCTCTTCGTCAAGTGGAGAAAGGAAGCTGCTACCTCACATTCAATCTCGCTAGAACAGGAATACTTCAAGATATTCAGCTGCGCCAAGCGATTCATGTGGGGCTGGATCGAGCGCAGATGCTCGCGGATTTGGGTGGTCATCGCATGTGTCCAGCGGGTGGATTCATCCCGGAACAAGACGAGCGGCCTTTTCATTCGGAATACGATCTGGCCTATGCGATGGAGCTTGTCCGAACATCGAGCTATCAGGGCGAACGCTTAACGTTATATACGTACGAGATGATAAGTAATGAACAGAGTGCGGCTTGGATTCAGGAAGCGTGTGCGCGGATTGGTATTCAATTGGACGTCGTAGTCGTTCCGATTCGGGAGTTGGCAAGTCGAGAGGTGCTGGCTACAGCGGATCTAGTCTTTGCCGGTGAGGTGCTTGGGGAGCAGCCGGATATGACTTTGATGGAGATGTACACCCTGAATACGAGTTTTATTGGCAATCATCTGAGTCCTGCTGGATCTGCCGTTGTCGATCAAGGGATTGCAGCGTGTCTTCTAGAGGAGAAGGTGGAGAACCGTCTGCTATTGCTGCATGGTATTGAAGAAGCGTTAAAGCAGCAATTACAAGTGTTGTTCTTATATCATAATATCCAGACGGCAAGTCACCATCCTTCGCTTGGCGGGATCACACTAAATGCGTGGGGTAAGGTAGATTATCGACATGTCTGGGTTCGTCGGAAATAG